In Kineococcus sp. NBC_00420, a single genomic region encodes these proteins:
- the thrB gene encoding homoserine kinase has protein sequence MSVPTRTRALTPLPVGTAVLVEVPATSANLGPGFDAFGLALDLCDEVRAEVGSPGVRVRVEGQGAEALPTDGRHLVARVLLEELAAAGFSAPGLDLLCRNVIPHGRGLGSSASAIVAGLAAARALLRAAGVVQESDVQTRQRLLTESTRREGHPDNAAPAVHGGFTIAWTRGEDPTHPDAVSSVRLPVHPDVRAVVCVPAEELATSRARALLPATVPHADAALTAGRAGLLVHALTSDPSLLFDATEERLHQAQRAPAMPRTAELLATLRAEGLAAVVSGAGPSALTLTTADRVADVERIAASRGGWDVHDRPVHQCGVQWRED, from the coding sequence GTGTCCGTCCCCACCCGGACGCGTGCGCTCACCCCGTTGCCGGTGGGGACGGCCGTCCTCGTCGAGGTCCCGGCCACCAGCGCGAACCTGGGCCCCGGCTTCGACGCGTTCGGCCTGGCCCTGGACCTGTGCGACGAGGTGCGCGCCGAGGTGGGGTCCCCCGGGGTCCGGGTGCGCGTCGAGGGGCAGGGCGCCGAGGCCCTGCCCACCGACGGCCGGCACCTGGTGGCGCGGGTCCTGCTCGAGGAGCTGGCCGCCGCCGGCTTCTCCGCTCCCGGACTGGACCTGCTCTGCCGCAACGTGATCCCGCACGGTCGGGGTCTGGGCTCGTCGGCCTCGGCGATCGTCGCCGGCCTCGCCGCGGCCCGCGCCCTGCTGCGCGCCGCCGGGGTCGTGCAGGAGAGCGACGTCCAGACCCGGCAGCGGTTGCTGACCGAGTCGACGCGCCGCGAGGGACACCCCGACAACGCCGCTCCCGCCGTGCACGGCGGGTTCACCATCGCCTGGACGCGGGGTGAGGACCCGACGCACCCGGACGCCGTCTCCTCGGTCCGCCTGCCCGTGCACCCCGACGTGCGGGCCGTGGTCTGCGTGCCCGCCGAGGAGCTCGCGACGTCGCGGGCCCGGGCGCTGCTGCCCGCGACGGTGCCGCACGCCGACGCCGCGCTGACCGCGGGTCGTGCGGGGTTGCTGGTGCACGCCCTGACCTCGGACCCGTCGCTGCTCTTCGACGCGACCGAGGAACGCCTGCACCAGGCGCAGCGCGCACCCGCGATGCCGCGCACCGCCGAGCTCCTCGCCACCCTGCGCGCCGAGGGACTGGCGGCCGTCGTCTCCGGGGCCGGACCCAGCGCGTTGACGTTGACGACGGCCGACCGGGTGGCCGACGTCGAGCGCATCGCGGCGTCGCGGGGAGGCTGGGACGTGCACGACCGCCCCGTGCACCAGTGCGGCGTGCAGTGGCGCGAAGACTGA